The Neodiprion virginianus isolate iyNeoVirg1 chromosome 5, iyNeoVirg1.1, whole genome shotgun sequence genome contains a region encoding:
- the LOC124304907 gene encoding angio-associated migratory cell protein isoform X2, which produces MREPKTPRKRPKATRNNRLRTTLPMFFVTTKPSLRCPGSIFCGALNKDGTLAATGGEDDKAYVWEVSSGRVVLNCTGHSDSVTFTEFNHDGFYLATADMNGIIQVWKMSNRILIWDYNMGDMTWMRWHPMANILFAGASSGVLYMWKIPSGECKIFQSHGQRVEQGVIMHDGKRITVGYEDGTLRVFDLKSGAVLSTISCEFGHSSTITTLDCNSDNNLLISGGMDGKTILTTSQSGKVTRVLQDLKTNVSADGDEDAEGNEGNWVEAVSFCKDPEYPVAVSGTVNGQIFIWDIAKQMIRHEIQQSSGISKLVWHLNTTRFYSSGLDGVVRSFDARSGEELRSYTGHHADILDLVISRDGKTMLTTSDDSTARIFNIGDPN; this is translated from the exons ATGAGAGAACCGAAGACTCCGAGGAAGAGGCCGAAAGCTACGAGGAACAACCGATTAAGGACGACGCTGCCTATGTTTTTCGTAACCACGAAG CCTTCACTCCGGTGTCCAGGGTCTATATTCTGCGGAGCTTTGAATAAAGATGGAACGCTAGCTGCGACTGGTGGGGAAGATGATAAAGCATATGTCTGGGAGGTTTCCTCGGGACGAGTTGTACTCAATTGCACCGGTCATTCGGATAGTGTCACTTTTACGGAGTTCAACCATGATGGGTTTTATCTGGCAACTGCAGATATGAATGGCATTATTCAGGTGTGGAAAATGAGCAACAGGATTCTTATCTGGGACTACAACATGGGCGATATGACG TGGATGCGGTGGCATCCGATGGCTAACATTCTATTTGCTGGAGCATCAAGTGGGGTTTTATACATGTGGAAAATACCTAGTGGagaatgtaaaatatttcagagtCACGGTCAGCGGGTTGAACAAGGGGTTATTATGCATGATG GCAAACGGATCACGGTTGGTTATGAAGACGGTACACTGAGAGTATTCGACCTGAAATCCGGAGCAGTATTGTCAACAATTTCCTGTGAATTTGGTCACAGCTCTACGATAACCACCCTTGACTGTAACTCTGATAATAATCTGCTAATATCAGGTGGAATGGATGGAAAAACTATTCTCACTACTTCACAGTCTGGCAAG GTCACCCGTGTCCTTCAAGACCTGAAAACAAATGTCTCTGCTGATGGCGACGAAGATGCTGAGGGAAACGAAGGAAATTGGGTGGAAGCGGTGTCATTTTGCAAAGATCCAGAGTATCCAGTTGCTGTTTCAGGCACAGTAAACGGACAGATATTCATATGGGACATCGCAAAACAG ATGATTCGGCACGAGATCCAGCAGAGCAGTGGCATAAGCAAGCTGGTTTGGCACCTGAACACAACACGGTTTTATTCGTCGGGTCTTGACGGAGTGGTGAGATCGTTCGACGCAAGATCTGGTGAAGAGCTTCGCTCCTATACGGGACATCACGCGGATATTCTCGATTTGGTAATCTCTCG CGATGGAAAGACAATGCTAACCACCTCGGATGACTCCACTGCCCGGATATTCAATATCGGTGATCCAAATTGA
- the LOC124304907 gene encoding angio-associated migratory cell protein isoform X1, whose amino-acid sequence MTLMDTPPSSPSVDVEMDEDELVYVGDADEVIEALERDERTEDSEEEAESYEEQPIKDDAAYVFRNHEGSIFCGALNKDGTLAATGGEDDKAYVWEVSSGRVVLNCTGHSDSVTFTEFNHDGFYLATADMNGIIQVWKMSNRILIWDYNMGDMTWMRWHPMANILFAGASSGVLYMWKIPSGECKIFQSHGQRVEQGVIMHDGKRITVGYEDGTLRVFDLKSGAVLSTISCEFGHSSTITTLDCNSDNNLLISGGMDGKTILTTSQSGKVTRVLQDLKTNVSADGDEDAEGNEGNWVEAVSFCKDPEYPVAVSGTVNGQIFIWDIAKQMIRHEIQQSSGISKLVWHLNTTRFYSSGLDGVVRSFDARSGEELRSYTGHHADILDLVISRDGKTMLTTSDDSTARIFNIGDPN is encoded by the exons TAGAAATGGACGAGGATGAGCTGGTATACGTCGGAGATGCTGACGAAGTCATAGAAGCCCTCGAACGAGATGAGAGAACCGAAGACTCCGAGGAAGAGGCCGAAAGCTACGAGGAACAACCGATTAAGGACGACGCTGCCTATGTTTTTCGTAACCACGAAG GGTCTATATTCTGCGGAGCTTTGAATAAAGATGGAACGCTAGCTGCGACTGGTGGGGAAGATGATAAAGCATATGTCTGGGAGGTTTCCTCGGGACGAGTTGTACTCAATTGCACCGGTCATTCGGATAGTGTCACTTTTACGGAGTTCAACCATGATGGGTTTTATCTGGCAACTGCAGATATGAATGGCATTATTCAGGTGTGGAAAATGAGCAACAGGATTCTTATCTGGGACTACAACATGGGCGATATGACG TGGATGCGGTGGCATCCGATGGCTAACATTCTATTTGCTGGAGCATCAAGTGGGGTTTTATACATGTGGAAAATACCTAGTGGagaatgtaaaatatttcagagtCACGGTCAGCGGGTTGAACAAGGGGTTATTATGCATGATG GCAAACGGATCACGGTTGGTTATGAAGACGGTACACTGAGAGTATTCGACCTGAAATCCGGAGCAGTATTGTCAACAATTTCCTGTGAATTTGGTCACAGCTCTACGATAACCACCCTTGACTGTAACTCTGATAATAATCTGCTAATATCAGGTGGAATGGATGGAAAAACTATTCTCACTACTTCACAGTCTGGCAAG GTCACCCGTGTCCTTCAAGACCTGAAAACAAATGTCTCTGCTGATGGCGACGAAGATGCTGAGGGAAACGAAGGAAATTGGGTGGAAGCGGTGTCATTTTGCAAAGATCCAGAGTATCCAGTTGCTGTTTCAGGCACAGTAAACGGACAGATATTCATATGGGACATCGCAAAACAG ATGATTCGGCACGAGATCCAGCAGAGCAGTGGCATAAGCAAGCTGGTTTGGCACCTGAACACAACACGGTTTTATTCGTCGGGTCTTGACGGAGTGGTGAGATCGTTCGACGCAAGATCTGGTGAAGAGCTTCGCTCCTATACGGGACATCACGCGGATATTCTCGATTTGGTAATCTCTCG CGATGGAAAGACAATGCTAACCACCTCGGATGACTCCACTGCCCGGATATTCAATATCGGTGATCCAAATTGA